In the Cannabis sativa cultivar Pink pepper isolate KNU-18-1 unplaced genomic scaffold, ASM2916894v1 Contig7, whole genome shotgun sequence genome, aaatagaacaaatgatcggaaggtaagtatttaatgacttcttatgtaacgaatttaaattaactaacgaattgaaatgctaatataatttttccaaacagggcattcatgtatataggggacgcacatcagtatcttggcccgtggcaaggaattgCACAAGCAaattgtccaagacaacctaaaagccaagaatgcggtttttatgttttgaaatatatgactgacatcgtcgcacgtgccaaccccaaccgttacatagaagatcaaaaagctgtaagttttaattattgatcatagtatataaattttataataacaaatatataatatacatatacataaactaatataaatttttaatttttttaacagtttgggggtaagaagcaatacgatccaaaaacagaaattttaccactacagcgaaagtggatcgaacaattgatggcggtgattcacggtgacgattgaggttcaaaggtcgaagaatttttcttcattatgtaatttttatagattaacttgtaattagatttattaacttattaatatttttaactaattttacatgtttgtgtaatatttaattatttttatgaaatcaaattatgtttttacccaaatttaattactaattaatttaaaatgtaattaatatataattaaattaaataaatatgtaatttaaaatttaaataaatatgtaatttaaattaaataaatatgtatataaattaataaatataaaattaaaataatataattaaattaaaaaaaaatcgaaaaactgAAATTCGCGAGACCCTTTACCGTCGGTTGCTACgccacctatggcgtcggtttttgataggaaccgacgccatagggacccctatggcgtcggttcctagctaagaaccgacgccataggggtatatatggcgtcggttcaaataaaccctttagcgtcgccctgataggCGTCGGTtgcgaatttcgcgaaaaccgacgcctaaagggcttaaaaaccgcctctaaagggtgtttttgtagtagtgaatgaaaaatcattgatttaagttggtccaaaattaaaataaataatttacaactttaatctatttttcaaataaaattcaaaatttttgcatttaaaaaatgcaattttaaaatggtgggaaaaagattaataaaataaaataaaatatatattgaaaattattcaaatttaagttatatgaaataagatttaaaacttaaaataatttttaattttaattaaataacatgaaaataataatatttaagtatcatgatgaaaatcaacttaaatatttaattaaatttattaaattcaagaaataaataattaagtatagagaatactttaattattaattctaatttaatactaggaaaaatatacttaacttattttcctaattaaatattagaaaaaaaataactagttctagaaataactatcaagaataatttcatttactaagtgtttttttaaaattaactttaaaatatgaaatgaaaaattaaatttcatatattttaaaagttaattatgttgctaattcaatttcaattaggttagactaataaaattaacctaatacaattatttaaataaggcaaatgggccttcacaattggggtagttcatgtgagggggagctgggttcagtatgtcatacccacttctactggcccccaactctcacacaaggcccaaaagagaagaatttaacctttaaataaataattgttattcattggataagcccaaatctaattgggcctaaataaatttacttatgtcaaaattcattttagcaacctagtccatttacttagtaaaacttaaatgggcttcatatatgcatctaagaccaatagcaaacatataggttcacacaggtcaaaagatttggatgggccctatcatgttactaggtttacacagttgaaagaaattgcaaaatttacctgttacaaattatttataagatctattgttaattgaactatgattaaaatcaaatcattggatctgtcaacaagttaatcatagcaatttagatcaaataaataataggtttgtaaaaaaaattttgaatacataataatataatcaaacaatacaaacaaataactgatctggaatatctggaaagtaagctaaaatatctcaattttcaaatttaaaataaaattaaattttaaaataaatatcttaactagaattcaaatttaggttgttagagaatttttgaaaaattcaaaattcaacaaactcctaaatttcttaaattctaacaaaaaatcaaaaatatctaaccaatattttattatattctaagtcttataatttaataaatttaaatattacataaataaactaattgaaaaataagatattttatatggttagaatatttaaaaaaataataaaataataagtttgaaaaatttatggtttgaaaccctaaaatatctattcaaactaaactaaccaatttttcaaatctcatgttatttttgccaaaatataattttaataaaaaaaatgtctaataagataaaatgttaaacctaacatattcctaatcttataattttaattaataaaatattttttgaaaataagaaatttgaaaaagatatgatatggttagcaaattttgaaattagtacaagattattttaaaaagataatattttaatatcaaagtaagatcatttaaaattttaaaaaaataacatctgattttataattaaaataaataaaataatctaaaatttcaaaaataaccataaggctcctttgtgaaaaataaaattttcaaaattcaaagcctactaatatcagaaactaattttaattaattaaaaaattaataaaaattaattttattctgaaaattagatctttaattgaaaatttagattctacacaaaattctaccaaaaattggcttttgtttcaatgaaaaacgacttttgaatcaaaagttatgacgaaaacaagtttgaggcatgGGGGTATGCTTTGCATACCATTGCGCGCGCGGAATGCTGGTTTTGGCCTAGgaaagaggctgcaagcagcctcattTGACCAAGGGACGTGGGGGCGAGCTACCGTTCAAACAGCTCTGAGGCaagttgttggatatattttaccagaatctagatttaataacaagtatgtttcattaacatcctaatatgaattctaaaataatgaaataaacacatataaagtttaggaaaccttacattgggtgcagcgaaatataatgactccttccgttcagatatctagcccttgattcctttctgtagcagagcattatcaatatctgaacatggatctctttctctccttcctttgatgctgattctccttcttgttggatggttttccaTTGTCTTACAcattatgattgagataccacttgatgtgtgtgaatactcactcattcactcaaggatttcgaaatttagagaagaaaagagaagggaagaggttcggcctatagagaaaagatagagggtcagttttcatctgacagaagttcacaaagttaagtgtgaatgagagccatcactatctatttataggtaaccacctaggtttaggttagaattatttgacattaaaataatgaaaaaataaataaatgataaaaccctataagtgtggtcggccatgggcttggataatgggcctcactttgcaattttgctgttttatcattcttgcatttgattttctcaaaaacgccaattttcaaattcaaccatttaaatgccaattctaattatttaataactaaaaattaattattaaataatattgtcatttaatatatttattaattagacatatatagtctcttaattaataaataaacctagaatctcttttctttacaatttcgcccttgcttagtgaaaattcataaactagacatagtctaactttagaattataattgattaatcaaaatcaattaactgagtcttacaagcagtat is a window encoding:
- the LOC133033422 gene encoding uncharacterized protein LOC133033422, producing the protein MMHIWESINGLRKIFKFYDPELLTVHGISDEEQSQSFDDAARRLANWLSLMNSNHQMFFIPWNIGMHWTLVVVAPKKIIHLNPLKGRPIPEEIEQMIGRAFMYIGDAHQYLGPWQGIAQANCPRQPKSQECGFYVLKYMTDIVARANPNRYIEDQKAFGGKKQYDPKTEILPLQRKWIEQLMAVIHGDD